A window from Drosophila nasuta strain 15112-1781.00 chromosome 3, ASM2355853v1, whole genome shotgun sequence encodes these proteins:
- the LOC132793199 gene encoding uncharacterized protein LOC132793199 isoform X1, which translates to MARRKGSGRGKSTVNSRKNALETSREKLKDESVANTSQASKFDDTMENATTKHYKTTTANSKQYKSNNKVSSTRRATATAAAATAAAASAAATTATTTTTTKKQTYRNSSNSSEIAAKTNSNKVNNKTATITAATVAATTAATTTATSTSTRDKLNELPAQVVDSNNSSSNHNNNNNSNNNNNNNNHHSDNSISENNYEFKGRDKANLSDSKMTLQHVASSAAAAVDTTTNHVVAGNGATMATGVASSDEATTAATIADWTNTTNLRYLHKKFKRLASTTEAEAVDAVRTTSLSSNSSLSPPPPAATIAAIAPTATAAPTVSVPLLNGHEFSASNNSHEESNNNHNNNNNNNSSSKHVAAAPRTRTPLSISNSNSNNNSNSNYASNATLSPATFAQHQQSTQPTLPTTATAATTTATIATAAAVQQQQAIATAAAVAATSNSPAEKPGRYVCPYCNMSCAKPSVLQKHIRAHTNERPYPCDTCGIAFKTKSNLYKHCRSRSHASRMRGFDVPANEADGLSDQDGDGELSNSSSELLSVEILSRAESPYDEPMASPTPSPSTLSAAKSAYLQQPPLPQHMQQLPLGSPAAGTLPPPTADTLHSATAQHRQSIDYKPYKPKFHNAALYAPGSSSKEQQVQLQVLQQQQQQHQQQQHQQQQQQLLQQQQQQQKLLSQQQQQLQQQQQPTLTHPTLSPSTQLKLNNHINSHQMQLQLQHQQQQQQQQHLHTQQSLLLAAAANPAALSALPPPPAMPTSVYFLGQPQYFNPATAAMHQQALAFHQMQFQQHLQLQQQQQQQQQQQQQHSPLLKAPTHQPPPQPQPQPMQQPQMPQPQQLMRSTSQQTPAAAASLPAPATPTPAANLSSFASASGGMQVNVEKVQEHISKLISQNEAIVENKEILLQKKYPKQLNRSRSFNNANNSNSNASSSNSSSNIINNISSNSNNQAQLGETKVNLAQAIVQKQQQQQLQQQQQQQQQLLQQQQYQLYMQQQQQQQQHMEPVNGLLKRSSSLTPYALKSTPTVPPTTNKLQQQLPPPPSPLPLQTLQYRQDPATPVPKLEQQPQQGTPNHVQPLNLSAKPKPVAPPKQPTATSATVAATAAAAPSLPPTAAKSTANAMQQPNNSIIKNLLLNARGLAVPIGEGDDAVYSCPICANEFRSPDELKLHNSTYCQDASSSAPMSPASSPSSKYFRSNSISFSLPELKSHMANSKNPLSLAKLAWSQLKTKPSSLVLSRLSAAQSPARTSTVTASSSSSSSSNHNNSSSNHNSSSHNVPPTIDASNVALRFVDAPLPSPGPLLGKTPLVDYAAPRKTQDTQVVITKMHEDRVENIIVETPAKRAKLQANNDVASGSGSNNSAFALPATAQLQLFGGNHELQSNSSNITGNYSAKEERLRRFTSSGGTMIPISECPELNNSPKMIRTPLLSGGSFQEMSPRLADGKDRKLSTPSNGFLLNTGAGAASTAPQHFQFPPINSITAFNPLTLPPMSSNSNNPVESNKAIPYVPGIPGPGSLSLLPPPQQLQLPSTGRGRSPNRKQPSPNLLPDAPLKALSPFGGVQNLPSEFSRQPPTPAQRNALQWNSNKAAAAAAAPTAAAKQPFNFLRMADNVKATPEQAAIAVPEVRHFNFDNVHKTQQNQQQQQEALAPLHVDTPEESTSAANNNTSTSTGAKSKFLRPTSLPLKPGTFTPKRHHGITPTANTLPLISPETPRPSKSCVQLYLNGHAYTYLGLKCSTKMFYCTVNCPQPSYVAGMHKLSMYSVWQVCEENQPHPLGFKPKQVMALYDSRQKLLGSSSSMAMAGAGKMLYSVVSSQQTVSTCSTTANGQSKFYQHQLKQAAPAIATLSEANVAAKASEEAAAKKLETGQLLVGGYESHEDYTYIRGRGRGRYVCSECGIRCKKPSMLKKHIRTHTDVRPFTCSHCNFSFKTKGNLTKHMQSKTHFKKCIELGINPGPMPADGEFLDVDVEFDQQSSTSAGGRTSSMAGESDSDDYSDNESESSDTDESKSRQKEHEAARGLLSLSMTPPIPQSVSPYPAQLQDTPVPAASPANSIGSSAGSSSAAGSSQPKRLVCSFTSPKPPFDYQKQEQYYSNPEESKPKRGVPSDESSAPMDLTKPRSAATPIVAAAVVPVATPMEQVLPKSQAQQMRDVIFGAGNNECGFMKTLISVSDKVRISAEMEEQAKRETEGGGDDVLLQTYIKEQALQYAKMKQSQFSRSYLATSSTNSGSITTTSCSSSNTTMVSSSSGSSQPKPALIITELPSIEVHEVKTPEPETPPIMPLKAAANEEDEAETPADQEQKPAVVSTAAIVSQPEPQPHAAHNANLPAAVQQPDANDFSGVLSGNNSNNATSAATAPAARTVIVGEDGFKTTTATPTSSSAATELPTAAVSVASGSFAGRVGPPPPPPMASDARPTCSICNKQFQRQHQLTLHMNIHYMERKFKCEPCSISFRTQGHLQKHERSEAHKNKVMMTSTFGVPTTSNPRPFECTDCKIAFRIHGHLAKHLRSKTHVQKLECLQKLPFGTYAEIERAGISLTEIDTSDCDNSLISLKLLAQKLLEKDPNKLSSYTTPSGMLQLGSDTPAAGQDSASEDGFSAANSAAASAIASLDNDSAGNTPQRASSMSEDETLANGLTHSLKRRLPGSSFSSNGDESDNPLEGAEKRARSNTNELNMPSAAAATAAAAAAAAAASN; encoded by the exons ATGAGAGCGTGGCAAACACATCGCAGGCGAGCAAATTTGATGATACTATggaaaatgcaacaacaaagcattacaaaacgacaacagcaaacagtaAACAATACAAGAGCAACAATAAAGTGAGCAGCACACGAcgtgccacagcaacagcagcagccgccacagcagcagcagcatcagcagcggcaacaacagcaacaaccacaacaacaactaagaaGCAAACATATcgcaacagtagcaacagcagcgaaatTGCAGCCAAAACAAACAGTAACAAGGTCAACaataaaacagcaacaatcacagcagcaacagttgctgcaacaacagcagcgacaacaacagcaaccagtaCAAGCACACGAGATAAACTCAACGAGTTGCCAGCTCAAGTTgtcgacagcaacaacagcagcagcaaccacaacaacaataataacagcaacaataataacaacaacaacaaccaccacagTGATAATAGTATTAGTGAgaataattatgaatttaagGGTAGAGATAAAGCGAACCTAAGTGATAGCAAAATGACGCTACAACATGTGgcaagcagcgcagcagcagctgtggaCACAACCACAAATCATGTGGTTGCCGGCAACGGTGCAACAATGGCAACCGGCGTTGCCAGCAGCGATGAGGCAACCACAGCGGCAACAATTGCCGATTGGACGAACACAACAAACTTGCGTTATCTGCACAAGAAGTTCAAACGCTTGGCCAGCACCACCGAGGCAGAGGCTGTCGATGCGGTGCGCACCACATCGTTGTCCTCGAACAGTTCCCTATCGCCACCGCCGCCAGCAGCAACCATAGCCGCCATAGCaccaactgcgactgcggcgcCAACAGTGTCAGTGCCATTGCTCAATGGGCATGAATTCagtgccagcaacaacagccatgaggagagcaacaacaaccacaacaacaacaacaataacaacagcagcagtaagcATGTCGCTGCTGCGCCAAGAACGCGCACACCtctcagcatcagcaacagcaatagcaacaacaatagcaacagcaactatgCCAGCAATGCAACATTGTCGCCAGCAACATTCGCACAGCATCAGCAATCGACACAGCCAACAttaccaacaacagcaacagcagcaaccacaacggCAACAATTGCCACAGCTGCCGCcgtgcagcaacagcaagctatagcaacagctgctgctgttgctgctacaaGCAATTCACCTGCCGAGAAACCAGGACGCTACGTTTGTCCCTATTGCAACATGAGCTGTGCCAAGCCATCGGTGTTGCAGAAGCACATTCGTGCCCACACCAACGAACGTCCGTATCCCTGCGACACCTGCGGCATTGCCTTCAAGACCAAGAGCAATCTCTACAAGCATTGTCGCTCCCGCTCCCATGCGTCACGCATGCGCGGCTTCGATGTGCCTGCCAATGAGGCGGATGGTCTGTCGGATCAGGATGGCGATGGCGAActgagcaacagcagctccgAGCTTCTAAGTGTCGAAATT cTGAGTCGTGCAGAGTCGCCCTACGACGAGCCGATGGCGTCGCCAACGCCATCGCCCTCAACGCTGTCGGCGGCAAAGAGCGCATACTTGCAACAGCCACCGTTGCCGCAGCACATGCAACAATTGCCGCTAGGCTCGCCGGCAGCTGGCACGTTGCCACCGCCAACAGCAGATACGTTGCACTCGGCGACGGCGCAGCATCGTCAGTCGATTGATTACAAGCCATACAAGCCCAAGTTTCACAATGCAGCGTTGTATGCgcctggcagcagcagcaaggaacagcaagtgcaactgcaagtgctgcagcagcagcaacagcaacatcagcagcaacaacaccagcagcagcagcaacagttactgcaacagcagcagcagcaacaaaagttattgtcccaacaacaacagcagctgcagcagcagcagcagccaacgtTGACGCATCCAACGCTGTCGCCGAGCACACAGCTAAAGCTGAACAATCACATCAATTCGCATCAgatgcaactgcagctgcagcatcagcaacaacaacagcagcagcaacatctgcACACACAGCAATCATTGCTGCTGGCAGCAGCCGCCAACCCGGCGGCATTAAGTGCATTGCCGCCACCGCCAGCGATGCCCACGAGTGTTTACTTCTTGGGGCAGCCACAATATTTCAAtccagcaacggcagcaatgCATCAACAGGCGCTTGCCTTTCACCAAATGCAGTTCCAGCAGCACTTGCAgttacaacagcagcagcagcagcaacaacaacagcagcaacaacattctCCGCTGTTGAAGGCGCCTACGCATCAGCCGCCACCGCAGCCACAACCGCAGCCCATGCAACAGCCACAAATGCCACAACCACAGCAG CTGATGCGTTCAACCAGTCAACAGAcgcctgcagcagcagcgtcgttGCCGGCacctgccacgcccacgcctgCAGCCAATCTGAGCAGTTTTGCCAGCGCCAGCGGAGGCATGCAAGTG AATGTGGAAAAGGTGCAAGAGCACATCTCGAAATTGATCTCACAGAACGAGGCTATAGTGGAGAATAAGGAGATTTTGCTGCAGAAGAAATATCCCAAGCAGCTGAATCGTTCGCGCAGCTTcaacaatgccaacaacagcaacagcaatgccagcagcagtaacagcagcagcaacatcatcaacaacatcagcagtaATAGCAACAATCAAGCGCAGTTGGGCGAAACAAAAGTGAATCTAGCACAGGCCATAGtgcaaaaacagcagcaacagcagctgcaacaacaacaacagcagcagcagcagttgctgcaacagcagcaataccAGTTGTacatgcagcaacagcagcagcaacaacagcacatGGAACCTGTGAATGGTTTGCTGAAACGCAGCAGCTCCCTCACACCCTATGCGCTTAAGTCCACACCCACAGTGCCGCCCACGACCAACaagctgcagcaacagttgccgccGCCACCGTCGCCATTGCCGCTGCAAACGCTGCAATATCGTCAGGATCCAGCGACGCCGGTGCCCAAGTTggagcagcagccacagcagggGACGCCGAATCATGTGCAGCCACTGAATCTATCCGCGAAACCCAAACCTGTGGCGCCCCCTAAGCAACCAACGGCAACATCAGCAACTGTCGCAGccaccgcagcagcagcgccaagTTTGCCGCCAACCGCAGCGAAGAGCACCGCAAACGCCATGCAACAGCCAAACAATTCGATTATCAAGAATCTGCTGCTGAATGCTCGAGGTCTGGCGGTGCCAATTGGCGAGGGCGACGATGCCGTCTACTCGTGTCCCATTTGTGCCAACGAATTTCGCAGCCCCGACGAACTGAAGCTCCACAACAGCACCTACTGCCAGGATGCGAGCAGCAGTGCGCCAATGAGTCCCGCTTCATCGCCGAGCAGCAAATACTTTCGCTCCAATTCCATATCGTTCAGTTTGCCCGAACTCAAATCGCACATGGCCAACTCGAAGAATCCTCTGTCGCTGGCGAAGCTCGCTTGGTCGCAGCTCAAGACGAAGCCCAGCAGTTTGGTGTTGAGTCGCTTGAGCGCAGCTCAGTCGCCTGCACGCACCTCCACAGTCACCgccagcagcagtagcagcagcagcagcaaccataacaacagcagcagcaaccacaacagcagcagccacaatgTGCCGCCCACAATTGATGCGAGCAACGTTGCCTTGCGCTTTGTGGACGCTCCGTTGCCATCGCCTGGTCCGCTGCTGGGCAAGACGCCGCTGGTGGATTATGCTGCCCCCCGCAAGACGCAGGACACACAGGTGGTCATCACCAAAATGCACGAAGATCGTGTGGAGAACATTATTGTGGAGACGCCCGCCAAGCGTGCGAAGCTGCAGGCGAATAATGATGTGGCCAGTggaagtggcagcaacaactcgGCTTTTGCGCTGCCCGCAACTGCACAGTTGCAACTGTTTGGCGGCAACCACGAATTGCAatcaaacagcagcaacattacCGGCAACTACAGCGCTAAGGAGGAGCGTCTGCGTCGCTTCACCTCCTCGGGCGGCACCATGATACCGATCTCGGAGTGTCCCGAGCTCAACAACAGCCCGAAGATGATACGCACTCCGCTGCTCTCCGGCGGAAGCTTCCAGGAGATGTCGCCACGTCTGGCCGATGGCAAGGACCGTAAACTGTCGACACCCAGCAATGGTTTTCTACTCAACACCGGAGCTGGAGCAGCCTCGACGGCACCGCAGCACTTTCAGTTTCCGCCCATCAATTCAATCACCGCCTTCAATCCATTGACTCTTCCGCCcatgagcagcaacagcaacaatccGGTGGAATCCAACAAGGCCATTCCCTATGTGCCTGGCATTCCAGGACCCGGCAGCCTGTCGCTGTTGCCCCCTCcacagcagttgcaactgccAAGCACTGGACGTGGTCGCAGCCCCAATCGCAAGCAACCCAGTCCGAACCTGTTGCCGGATGCTCCCCTCAAGGCGTTGTCACCGTTTGGAGGCGTCCAGAATCTACCCAGCGAGTTCAGTCGCCAGCCACCGACGCCGGCGCAACGCAATGCGCTGCAGTGGAACAGCAacaaggcagcagcagcagccgcagctcCAACAGCTGCCGCAAAGCAACCTTTCAATTTTCTGCGCATGGCGGACAATGTGAAGGCAACGCCGGAGCAAGCTGCCATCGCTGTGCCTGAGGTGCGACACTTTAACTTTGACAATGTGCACAAGACACAGCAgaaccagcagcaacagcaggaggcGCTGGCGCCGCTGCACGTGGACACGCCCGAGGAGTCAACCAGcgctgccaacaacaacacctcGACCAGCACTGGAGCCAAATCAAAGTTTCTGCGTCCCACTAGTCTGCCTTTGAAGCCGGGCACCTTTACGCCAAAGCGTCATCATGGCATCACACCGACAGCGAATACGCTGCCCCTGATCTCACCGGAAACACCGCGTCCCTCGAAGTCGTGTGTGCAGCTGTATCTCAATGGACACGCCTACACGTATCTGGGTCTCAAGTGCAGCACCAAGATGTTCTACTGCACCGTCAACTGTCCGCAGCCTTCGTATGTCGCTGGGATGCACAAGTTGTCCATGTACAGCGTGTGGCAGGTCTGTGAGGAGAATCAACCGCATCCGTTGGGTTTCAAGCCCAAACAGGTGATGGCGTTGTATGATTCACGACAGAAGCTCCTGGGTAGCAGCTCTTCCATGGCCATGGCCGGAGCTGGCAAGATGCTCTATTCGGTGGTCAGTTCACAGCAGACTGTCAGCACTTGTTCCACCACAGCAAATGGGCAGAGCAAGTTCTATCAGCATCAGTTGAAGCAGGCGGCGCCAGCGATTGCCACGTTGAGCGAGGCGAATGTCGCTGCCAAGGCGAGCGAAGAGGCGGCTGCCAAGAAACTGGAGACGGGACAATTGCTAGTCGGTGGCTACGAGTCGCATGAGGATTACACGTACATTCGTGGACGTGGTCGCGGTCGTTACGTCTGCTCCGAGTGCGGCATTCGCTGCAAGAAGCCATCGATGCTCAAGAAGCACATTCGCACGCACACCGATGTGCGTCCCTTCACCTGCAGCCACTGCAACTTCAG CTTCAAGACGAAAGGCAATCTCACCAAGCACATGCAGTCAAAGACGCACTTCAAGAAATGCATTGAGCTGGGCATCAATCCGGGTCCGATGCCCGCCGATGGTGAATTCctcgatgtcgatgtggaATTCGATCAGCAATCTTCGACATCAGCGGGTGGACGCACTTCCTCCATGGCCGGCGAATCGGACTCTGATGACTACAGCGACAACGAGTCCGAAAGCAGCG ACACTGACGAGTCGAAGTCGCGGCAGAAGGAGCATGAAGCAGCGCGTGGTCTACTCTCCTTATCCATGACACCGCCAATACCGCAAAGTGTTTCTCCCTATCCGGCACAGCTGCAGGACACGCCGGTGCCAGCCGCCAGTCCGGCCAACAGCATTGGTTCCTCGgcgggcagcagcagcgccgcAGGAAGCTCGCAACCGAAGCGTCTGGTCTGCTCGTTTACGTCACCAAAGCCGCCGTTTGACTACCAGAAGCAAGAACAGTATTACTCCAATCCGGAGGAGTCAAAGCCCAAGCGTGGCGTACCCAGTGACGAGAGCAGCGCACCCATGGACCTAACCAAGCCACGATCCGCAGCCACaccaattgttgctgctgccgtggTGCCTGTTGCCACGCCCATGGAACAAGTGTTGCCCAAGTCGCAGGCGCAGCAGATGCGTGACGTCATCTTTGGGGCGGGCAACAATGAGTGCGGATTCATGAAGACACTGATCTCGGTGTCGGACAAGGTGCGCATCTCTGCCGAAATGGAGGAGCAAGCGAAACGCGAAACCGAAGGCGGCGGCGATGATGTGCTGCTGCAGACCTACATCAAGGAGCAGGCGCTGCAGTATGCCAAGATGAAGCAGAGCCAGTTCAGTCGCAGTTATCTGGCCACGAGCAGTACAAACAGCGGCAGCATCACAACaaccagctgcagcagcagcaacacaacaatGGTGAGCAGCAGTAGCGGAAGCAGTCAGCCAAAGCCAGCGTTGATTATCACCGAGCTGCCTAGCATTGAGGTGCACGAGGTTAAGACACCCGAACCGGAGACGCCTCCAATTATGCCACTCAAGGCTGCTGCCAACGAGGAGGACGAAGCTGAGACGCCAGCGGACCAAGAGCAAAAGCCAGCTGTGGTCAGCACCGCAGCAATTGTCTCGCAGCCAGAACCGCAGCCACATGCGGCACACAATGCCAATCTGCCGGCTGCAGTCCAGCAACCGGATGCCAACGACTTTAGCGGCGTGCttagcggcaacaacagcaacaacgcaACCTCAGCAGCAACTGCGCCAGCGGCACGAACTGTTATTGTGGGCGAGGATGGcttcaaaacaacaacagcgacaccAACGAGCAGCAGTGCAGCCACTGAACTACCCACAGCTGCCGTCTCTGTGGCCTCGGGCAGTTTTGCTGGTCGCGTTGgtccaccgccgccgccgccgatGGCGAGCGATGCACGGCCCACGTGCAGCATCTGCAACAAGCAGTTCCAGCGACAGCATCAACTGACGCTGCACATGAACATTCACTACATGGAGCGCAAGTTCAAGTGCGAGCCGTGCAGCATCTCGTTTCGCACTCAGGGCCATCTACAGAAGCACGAACGCTCCGAGGCGCACAAGAACAAGGTGATGATGACATCGACATTCGGTGTGCCCACGACATCGAATCCGCGTCCCTTCGAGTGCACGGATTGCAAAATCGCCTTTCGCATCCACGGCCATCTGGCCAAGCATTTGCGCTCCAAGACGCATGTGCAGAAGCTGGAGTGTCTGCAGAAGTTGCCATTCGGCACCTATGCGGAGATTGAACGCGCTGGCATCAGTTTAACTGAGATCGATACCAGCGACTGCGACAATTCGCTGATATCGCTCAAGTTGCTGGCACAGAAGCTGCTCGAAAAGGATCCCAACAAGCTGAGCAGCTACACAACGCCATCGGGCATGCTGCAGCTGGGCTCCGATACTCCGGCTGCCGGTCAAGACAGCGCCTCGGAGGATGGCTTCAGTGCAGCAAACAGCGCAGCAGCCTCGGCGATTGCATCGCTGGATAACGACAGTGCTGGGAATACGCCGCAACGTGCCAGCTCAATGAGTGAGGATGAGACTCTGGCCAATGGACTAACACACAGTTTGAAGCGTCGACTGCCTGGCAGCAGTTTCAGCAGCAATGGCGACGAGAGCGATAATCCGCTCGAAGGCGCCGAGAAACGGGCGCGCAGCAACACCAACGAACTCAATATGCCatcggcagcggcagcaacagcggcagcagcagcggcggcagcagcagccagcaactgA